GGTGATCCCCAATACCATCTCGCGCGAGCAGGCATACATCTCATCGCTCGCGACTCAACCCAAGGATATCCATCCAGATAGGATATACGATGTGAGTGCTATGATTGTACCGTTGCCATAGCCTCGTTCCCCTCACGGTGCTGATGCATGATGATCCTTCATGCGTGAATACATGTAGAAACTCGAAATCATCGGTAAAGGTGCTTATGGAGCAGTCTACAAAGGACAACATAAACCTACTGGTCACATCGTCGctctcaagatcatcaatctggatacggaagatgatgatgttggtgATATACAGAAAGAAATCGCTTTATTGCAGCAATTAATgttaggtggtggtggtggtggtggtgggaatGCAGGATCTTCCACAACGACGCCTGTGCCCAATGTGGTCAAGTATTATGGAAGTCTGATGGAAGGTCCAAAAGTTTGGATCATCATGGAATTGGCTGAAGGAGGAAGTATAAGGACTTTGGTGAGTGTATATCGATACTGGGCTACGTGATCATTCACCTGAAGTGCTGACGAGGTACAATTGAACATCGCGCTAGTCTCGTGCCCAACCGTTGAAAGAATTACATATATGTCTGATCATAAGAGAGGTCCTACAAGCCTTAGCTGCCCTTCATAAAAATGGTGTCATTCACAGAGATCTGAAGGGTGAGTACGAGTCACATTTTCACATAAATGCACTGACTGACTTACCTCGATCCCTTCTTATCAGCCGCAAATGTCCtcctcaccacctccccccCTCGTATCCTCCTGTGTGATTTCGGAGTCGCCGCCCTCCTTCAATTATCCACCTCCAAACGATCGACATTCGTCGGTACGCCCTACTGGATGGCTCCAGAAGTAGTCACCGAAGGTCGTCTGTACGACtccaaagctgatatctggtCATTGGGTATAACCCTATTAGAAATGGCATATGGTGAACCACCAATGTCGGGTCAACCAGCAGCAAGGGCGATAATGATGTTATCCGATCGTAAGATGCGTGCTCCCAAACTAGAAGGTGATAATTGGTCAAAGGACATGAGAGATTTCGTATTGGCGTGTTTGAACGAAGAACCTTCCGATCGATCTTCTGCTGAAGAATTGCAAAAGCAGAAATGGATAAAGAACAGTCAGAAGACCCCTCTAACAGCATTGAACGAGTTGATAGTGAAGTATCAGGCTTGGAAACAATCTGGTGGTCAACGACAGAGTTTGGCACCGGGTGTAGGAGCTagtgtggatgatgatgaggatgaggaagggatgaatgatGTTAGTAGGGACGATTGGGCTTTTGACGTGAGTTGACTTGGGTGAACATAGCCAATGATGCTActgtatgctgatgatgactcactGTCTCCCCTAGACGGTTAGATCGAGGATGAGCATGATGGTAGATCAAAAGGCGCAAGAAGGGGACATAGGTAAGTCTTCGCTTTCCCACTTAATTTCTGTGCATCCATAAGTCATATTGAGACATCTCTGTTCCATCGCAGGCTTATCTCCACCAACCGCCAGGCCTGCTCCTCAATCTTTACGACGTTTATTCCACGACGAATCATCCTCTGAGGCCGATCCCTTCCAATCATTCGCCATGCAGCAGCCTTCCACACCTCAATCCTCGGATGACGGAGGATCCTCATCCATAGAGCAAGTAGGGAGATTCCCAACTCCCGAACCAGAGGAGACCATCCATTTACCTCCCGATTCACCAGACTCGGAATCAGCAAAGGGCACAGTGAGACAGCGGTTCATCCGTAATCTCAACTCGCACGGCTCAGATCAATTATCACTTGATATACCTACTCACCCTTCATCAGATTCTCAAGCTCCCACACCAATCGCTAAGACGAGCACCAATGAACCGTTATTGAAACCTAAGATGAGCACCGATACGTTAAGTGCTACATCGAGATCTCAGCCTGAAGATTCCAACAGACCCAAACCAGCTATGAAACGacctggtggtggtggcggaggaGGATCGATGGGTGATGGTTTAAGGGGATTCCAATTCCCCCTAGTGTCCAAGGGTCCAGTCCCTCCTGGAGGAGCAGGATCTTCTGGACCTTCCGCTCTGCCAGGAAGAGTTCAAGCTCCACCATTAAGTAGGATGCACTCTGCTGCTCCGACTATACCCATCCCTTCGGCATCGGGAGAATCACCCAATAAACCTGGACTGACAGTTTTACCTGGAGGGTTACCACCCCGACCTCAAATGATGAGACAGGCCAGTGTGGCGGTAATGGAAGGACGAGCAATGTTGAATAACCAAGCTCATCAGCAGGCTTTGGCACTAGCTCAGCAGAATGACCTGGTGGGTGGTGGGAGCGCACCGTTGTTAAGTCCCAATAAAGTGTTGAATATCCCGGGCGCCGGGGCACAGGGAACGGGATTGGGACTGGGTAGACCTATAGGTCCCGGTATGACAAATAATCCCGTTGGAGGTGGAAcagggatgatgaggagtaGGAGTGGAAGTAGGGTCGATGAGGGACATGCAGTAGGTTTGAGGGATCTGTTAAAGGTGAGTATTGGTAATCATTGATCACCAAACACATTGAACATATATATGGTTAATGACAAAAGCTGATTGTTATTATACGATGGATGAATTATCATAGTTATCAGCAAATGtacctgatttacctgatcTCCTACCTCCATCACCCAGTACGATCACCACCATTACCAACaaattccaattcactccttcacctttatccAACCCGCAATCACAGTCACAAGGGATCAATCCTATACCTATGCAAAATAATCTTTCAAGTCATACTATCTCAGCATCTTCTCCTACTTCTCCGGTAGGTGGTCAAGTTCAATCTCAGATATCGCCAATGCCTACCACGACCTTGAACTCCACCACTACTTATCAGCCCGCTAGCGCTACGGGACCTCCCATCAAACCTTTACGATTAGATCTAGATTCTGATCAAGTTTTCCAAGAATTGATGACTAATGTGGATGATCTAGGGGGATGGTTAGATATTGTCAACAAAGGTTTGACGGATGTTCTGAAACCTCTAGAAGTGGTGAATGGGGATGGTTGAATGGGGATGATCCATCCAGTTCATGAAATGGACATCGGGGTGCCAACGGGTTCGTGATCGAATCGGtatggaagaatggaaagggACTGTTTGTGTGCAATGACAGGATGATTTGATACGATTCGATGACTGAAGTGTAAAATGAGAATGGTCTGATTAGATATGTTGTAATATCTCACGATTGCTTTTACGAGAAGATCATGATCCATTATGTGTGTACATGTATTACTGTATATGATATAAATCACAAGAGTATATAGGATACGAACAAATCATcatgagagagaaaggagcTAGGATATTTTAATGTGATATCAACATTCTACTTCCATGGAACATTAAACATGTGTAaatagatgagaagaaaagcAGGAATATGTAACTTAAGTTTACAAACCATACAACAATCTCAGCAATCCTTCCCACCCAAGCCTGCCAGCTTATCTAACTTGCCTAGCATGTAATctatccaacctctctctaAGTGCACTCAAGCCCGTCCCCGTGCCCGGCCTCGTGCCCGTTATAGTGGGCGGCGCGGAGCTTTTTCCTGCCGTAGAGGTAGGTCTGGTCGAAGGTCTAGGTAATCCCCCTGCGGTAGTAGTGGTAGTAGTACTTCCAATCCTGCTTCTCTGTATACCCGCGCTTGTCCCAGTCAATGGAGGCGGTAACGAGCTTTTCTTCACACTTTCTCTTGCCGCAGTGGTGGTAATTGTAGAGGGTCGAGTAATTCGAGAAGTAGGTAGAGGAGGGACTCTATCTGTAGTTGTAGGATTAGATACAGTGGCAGAAGCGGGAGTAGACATCGCCCTGGATTTCACACCCTCCGCTGATCTGGCAGTACTCGAAGAAGGTCCAGTGGTGAGTTTACTTGATCTCGGTGGTATAGCTGAAGTTCGATTAGTAGTTGAACTAGCATCAGTACCGAACGGTCTTGATACCCTCGTTGATCTAGGTACAGGAGCAGGTACGGATCTTGCTGTGGGACCATCGGCGGGTTTTGCTAATCCATTCAGACGACTGACAGTCGATGGTCTGGCGACTCTAGAGCTTATGGTGGTAGTGGTTGATTCAGTAGAGGGTAAAGCTACTGTAGTAGATGGTCTAGTCGTTCGTGAAGTAGGAAGCGAAGGAACAGTagctgaggaagagacaGTGCTGGATGTTGATCCAGGACGCACTCTAGGATCAACTCGGGAAGTAGGAGGCGCCATACTTGTTCGAGAGGATACAGGTGCTCTGGCAGTACCATTACTAGCCAATCTTGCAGAAGTGGTAGTAGCTGTATTTCGAGTGGTATTGGTCGTGGTGGTCGGTCGTTTGCTTGCTATCGTCGAAACTCGAGGAGCAGTCCTAGCAGGGGGTAAGTCGACGGACTTGTGTGATGCGCTGGTAGGTATGGGTAAAGCTCCAGCGGAAAGAGATATCCTTTTTGAAGTAGCTGGAGGAGGCATCATACTGTTCCTCGGTCTAGCGGTGGAAGTAGCTGGAGTTCTGACGGTAGTGTATGTTCGAGTCCTAACGGCGGTTTTAGGAGGCGAGGCAGCTAACACTTGTTCTTTCTCATGGTTATTCACAGCTTTTGGGGGTTGAGTATGTTGAGTGGCAGCACGTTCAGATTTGACTCGCTCGATGATCTCTGCTACTCTCGAAAGACTCTTTGATCGGCTGATAGTCTGTTGTTTTGGTTCTCCAGATGGTTCTTCAGCCTGACTAGCGAGATTGTGGGGTGtctgagaagaagggaacTGCTTGATCGGACTTGAGGTTTCGGCCACTTCGATCGTTCTCGAAGTGACAGGTAACGCCGCTGCTGAAGTTCTGGATGGTCGTATAGGACTGGCGTATgaagaagctttgatagGACTTGTGCTGTTCCCTCGGTGTCCTCGCGGGCGGAGTGAGGGAGGTAACATCGATTCGTCAGGGCCTATCATAGAGCTGTAGTTCGATTCAATCAGCTTGCTTCTGGCATACAGGTTTCTGAAAGCTGACTTACGCGTCCAATCCATCAGGCATAAACTCATCATGTAACAGATCCACAAAGCTTTCTTCTGTCCCAGAAGCTCTTTTCGGTTTGTTGACTTTCGCCAACAAATCCTTGACGTCTAGTGTGATATCCCCTTGTTCGTCCCTTACATCCCTCTGAGGGTGGGTATATTTATGAGCGGTGACAATAGTCTTGATAGGGCTCATCTTGGCAGGTGGTGATTTTGTAGGTGTTTTACTCATGAAAGAAGGTTTATAAGGTGTAGCTTTAGTAGGTACAGGTAATCTGAAACTTgattcttgttcttctaaCTTTTCTTTACTTATCAATTCCGCATCTGTCAATAGATGAGCGGTCTTTATTGGACTGACAGGTAAAAGGGTACTAACTTCACCCTCGAAGTGGTATTCATCTTCGCAAACCGAAGATAATGATTGACCCGACGAGGATGCAGGGAAAGTTCTCTTGATTTTTGGTAGAGTAGTGATCATCGAGTgtgacgaagaagatgttggaaaTCCTCTCATGCCAGTTGAATGAGGTAGGGACGAGAGTGTTCTATAAGGAGAGGAGTATTTTTCAGGTGAGATGGAGTTTTCTCTTGACGATATGGAAGATCCGTACAGCTGAGAATCGTCTGACCAAGGAGGTTCGACGTTGGAAATGGCATTTTTGGTTTCGAGCAGGTGAGATGTCTTCGCTGGGGAACGAGGTAAGAGAGTAGATTGATCAAGAGGGTTTTGCTGTTGAAGTGGATTTAGGAAGGTAGATTTGGTCGAAAGTGGTTTGGGGGATGTGTCTGAAGTTGGTGGAGactcctctttctctgatccTTCCGTTTCCTCACTTGAAGCCCTCTTAGGCCTAAGCTTATCTATGCCCAGATGGAAGCTGTCACCATCTGCACTACTTGCTGCTCCACCCATCAATGATTCCTCTGCGAGTAGAGAGGCTTCAGCGATATAAGTcggaaggttgaatgatgcCGATATTCTAGGTTGTTGTTGGGCGGGTTCAGTTGCTTTAACGGGTGATGATACCGGTTGTATGTCGTCTATCGGTTTGGAAGGTGGGATCAGGTGATCACCAGCCTGCTTCTCCGTATCGGGGATTCCCGAGTTAATTTGAAGATGCGGTGTCAGGACCTGATCATGTTGAATGAACTGTTTATCGATGATTTCCGGTGTGGGTGATTGGTCTTTGGCTTTAGGCGGCGACGGTGTCCTGCTAGCAGGCTTGAAGTAATCTCCACTCGAAATCCTATTGATTGGTAAAGGGGTGTTGAACACACTTTGTCGAGTAGTCAACACAGGATAATCAACTTCTACATCCCATTTCCTTGAACTTTCTGTTCGTTTCATTCCACCAGCACTAGTCTCCACAGGTGAATTTGATCGCTCTTCCCATAACTGCCTAGTCAGCGGTGTCTTGGCTTTGAGCAGGTAGTCTTCAGAGAGATATGATTTGTAGGCGTGTTGAGGGGTATCAGGTAATGGGGGAAGGAATGGTAATTCTTCGTTGGTCGGTAAGGAGGATTGGGTAAACATGGTTCTGCGAACGTGTCAGCTTGTCTGTCACGATATAAGCATGACATAGTGGAAGCTTACGAAGATCTTCCCAGACCTGGGTATCTATCTTTTGTTGTCATGTTGTGAAGCTGAacattgattgatggatgagtgGATAAAGGGGAATGCTGTCAAAGAGAGCATTGTTTATGTGCTTTGGTGTCATTCAACTTTCCCAGCAATGATATTCTCCCATCCCATCCGAAAGAACGGTCGCGTAATTGCAACGAAAACCTCCACTTTCCCTATGGTATTACCTTTCATTACAAATACTTGATTCCCCTCAGACCAGTTTTGTAATGGTTAATACAATAATTGCTAATGCGATGTAATGCATGTGTTTGTTTTGTTGGTCAACTAGGTCTGCTGCTGTCTATATACACCCGCTCTCGTCCCCCGTTCGTTCCCTCATTTCGTCCAGCTGTTCTCCTCTAATGAGCTTCACGACGTCTTGGTGTGCTTCGCAGGATGTTATCGACACTACCAGGCATAACTGTTAGTCGAATGGATCGTAAAGGAGACACTACCAGTTGAATGGCTTACCGTAAGATCATCTCCGCAGCCTCACTCGCACTGACTACCACTTGTTTTTTGAGCTTGTACGACTCGGTCACACCCAACTCTTTCATAGATCCAATTTCGCCTTTCTCCATATCTACGACAGTGTAAACAACGTAAGTCAGGGTGAAACGGTCGTTGACAAGGGGAAATCGTACAAGgatgatcaactcacctaaaCCAGCATCTGATCTTCCCTCGTAATGAGCAGCTCTCAACTTAGTTACCAAATCACTCGAGTCGTATCCACCATTATCAGCCAAGATAGTTGGCATTTGTCTCAAAGCCCTTGCGAAACCTTCTACAGCCAAAGCTTTTTTACCCTTGACTGTACGGGCAGCTTCCTCGACTTTACATGACATCAACATTTCGGCACATCCTCCTCCCAATGTCACTCGGGTTTCTTTCACTGTTTGTGATAAGACTGATAAGGCGTCATGCAAGGATCGTTCAGCCTCTTCGACCATCTGAGAAGTGGCTCCCCGTAAGACTACGGTACATGCTTGTCCAGCAGCGACACCCGAGAATTTGATGAGCTAAGAGCAAAAGTGACATTTATCAGCTTGGCCGTCTCCATGACCCATATCACATCTTGCTGAGcggatgaactcaccttgtcttcACCAATCATAATCTCCTCAATCAAATCACATCTACCAATCTTGACCTTATCAGGCGCATCAAAGGTACTTGCGATCTCACCACCAGTGACCAAAGCTAATCTCTCTACACCTTCGAAATCGGCATGTTCGATCGACATGATTCCAGATTCGGCGAGAAGGGATTCAGGGTAGTTGTAGATGAGTTGTCGGTTGACGAAACACGTTACACCGTGAGCGGCAATAGCTTGTACTTTGGCTTTCATTTTTTCCTACATCAGTCGAGAGAGCAAAACATCAGTATGACTAAAGCAGAGACGACAACGAGGGGAAGAGTCCGTCACACACCTTTTCAGCTCTTTCCAGTTCTGCCAATTTACCTGTTCCATCTACTCGTACTCTCGCGCCGAAAATCTTGATCTTGTCGGTATCCATGGCTACAAGTGTGAGAAGGTTAACAGGAAcaatctcttccaccaatcaGATACATGATCTTACATGTGTTGGCAATCAAGATCTTAGCATTTTCTATCCTCTTAGGCGAGTTCGTAGCGATGGTCTTATCAAGGATGAAACCTGCAGtgtatcatccatcagctgatttccatctttcccGACCTCAATGAGGTCGCATATCTtacccaccttcatcaagGTATGAATCCGTCAGTTTACCACCAGGTTTCTTGATAATCTGAATATGTTCCAAATCCGTTGAtcctttcaacctcaaaacAGCATCTACCGCCAAATTGGCAAAATAATCTTTATCTTGCGATAACACCTTTGACGATAAGGTAGTTCTTGCAATATTGAAAAGATCAGTCCTAAATTTGGTTTCGTCATTTGAATTATTTTCAGCTGATTGTTCTAAAGCTTCAAGAGATGCTTTCGAAGCGATTCGGAATCCTTCTACAACAGTTTGAGGATGGATTTTCTGGATGGTAACTAGTTTTTCCGCTTCTCTCAATAATTCTGATGCCAATACGCATACGGAGGTGgttccatctccaacttcgTCGTCCTGAACTTTGGATATATTGACTAAGATCTTGGCTGCGGGGTTGTCGAGGTGGATCGATTTGAGAATGGTAGCTCCATCGTTGGTCACGGTGATTTGACTGGTAGAAGCGGATTCtacaagatgtcaagaggAGAAATCATACCGTCAGCTTGTGATCGAAATCTGTCGAACGCCAGCTGATACGATGACTCACGTAATATCTTGTTCATTCCCTTTGGACCCAATGTAGATTTGACCAGATCACCTAGGGCCATAGCACCGACAAATGATGACAAACGAGCATTctcacctctctcttcgGTGGCCTAGATTGTTCATCACGGCTGTCAGCTACACGCTTCAGGTGCATAGATGAAGTAGCtgcactcacctcatcagcAAATAcgttcatcttgatctggttTTGGTGAGGTCTGTTGggattgagaatgggaatgtcAACGAAGTACGCggaatgatgaatgagatttgaggttgaactTTTCATGTTCAGAGTGGAAGGTGGTCGAAGCGCGTACGTCGAGATTCACGTGGCAAATTTACATGTGGCATTGTTCAAGCGTGAGTGGCAAATATCTCACCGCAGAATTGATCCTGATGTATGAGCAATGTGCAAGCAACAGGACGCTTCGAGACTTTGGCATTAGTATTTGCATGACATTCCTAACCTTACAAGTTATCACTTCTGACACGATCGTAAATTCTCACTAAGGAAGGCAAATCGACGTCGCTGAGGTGTACTTACAAGTCGCGCAAGAAGCCCAGAAACAGCGGCATTGGAGCTCGCTCGATCACTTCCATTCGTCCCAGTACGAACTGAAGTAGCGAGGGGtctcagatgatgatctcatgGCTGCACGACGCCACCTCAATGACCAACCGTCATGCATGATTAGAATTATCAGGATAATCTCGCTGTCTTAAATGGGGTTTCAACTTATTGAAGGACAATCAAGTGTAGCGGATTTCAGCCCGATCTACAAGTTACATCTCAGAGTGTAAAAATAGGCTTCACTTTCGTCTTCTTACTTTCACATTTCCTATATATCAACTGAATACAATCGTCATCCCGAAGAATGCCTGACAAAACCACTTCTAACGCAGAAAGCCATTCCCCTTCGAATAGCATAACAACCTCTTCAGGGACCTCTTCACCGACTAAACCATCGAGTCAAAGTCGATCCTCCATATTCGGTAGGATCATTAACAATGAACGGTGTACAACCATTTCGATGGAGTTTCCGACTCGATCACATGCTGGAAACTCGTTGAAGTATAGTGAACAAAGGATGGTACAGTATACTGTAATTCCTCATGAGCCCGCACTCCACATTCAGGTGACTCCTCCATTGTCCGATTCAACATACATCTTAACACTCAGAGACTATATCAACGCCTTCACAAGGTAAGAAGCTGTACTATTGCGATTCAACCGGACCTAGCAGGGTTCAGTCGCCTTCGAAAGGTTGGGTGTCGGATCATACTCTTGATTCACAAGGTATAGGGAATTTTCGGTATTTTGTCGAAGACGAGATAAGCGCACCATTCATTGATAAAGTGGGACAAGACCTGCTGATgttcatgcatatatacatgaaaTGTCAATGAACATCAATGcatctcttcaacctcgatTTTTCGCCATCATCAAAGCATTACTCGAATGACAATGCCTGGCGAGAACTCTGAAGCTCAACCATCCACTAAACCTCAATGCAGTAATGAGGCAGCgtcatcctctcaacctaCTACTTCAGGAAGTGGCATTTTCAGCAGAATGATCAATAGTCTTGCCAAAATTGCTGATCCCAGAAAGTAAGCAGTGTACAAAGATGACGTCTCATACATCCTTCCTACTAGGACTGAGTTATGTCACTGATTTGCCTACATGTAGTGGTGTTCCTGGTGATCCGGATGGTACGATGATTGCTGAATACTATACACGAgcgaatgagaatgaccGATCAACCGATAGTAGGTGATCAGTAAAACACGAGTCCGAGATTTCTACTCATCCAACCGACACACGAATCCTCTTTCTGTGTTTGATCCCGATAGGATTGAGCGTCATGCATGTAGTATATCTATACAGTGGTGTGTGAGTCGTACAAACTCAAATGATGAGTCAAGCCAGATTGTGAACGATCGCCAAAATCTAGAAATCCTTTCTCTTGCATTGCttctaatccttcttctccgaACCATCACCGAAGAAAACAACCCTACATTTCTCATACTATCAGCACACGATCTCTCTCAGTACCCTGATGACCACTCACGTGCAAGTaacatcatccctcatccacctcgacaCCTTGCCATTCAAACTCAACAACT
The nucleotide sequence above comes from Kwoniella europaea PYCC6329 chromosome 1, complete sequence. Encoded proteins:
- a CDS encoding T-complex protein 1, beta subunit, whose translation is MNVFADEATEERGENARLSSFVGAMALGDLVKSTLGPKGMNKILQSASTSQITVTNDGATILKSIHLDNPAAKILVNISKVQDDEVGDGTTSVCVLASELLREAEKLVTIQKIHPQTVVEGFRIASKASLEALEQSAENNSNDETKFRTDLFNIARTTLSSKVLSQDKDYFANLAVDAVLRLKGSTDLEHIQIIKKPGGKLTDSYLDEGFILDKTIATNSPKRIENAKILIANTSMDTDKIKIFGARVRVDGTGKLAELERAEKEKMKAKVQAIAAHGVTCFVNRQLIYNYPESLLAESGIMSIEHADFEGVERLALVTGGEIASTFDAPDKVKIGRCDLIEEIMIGEDKLIKFSGVAAGQACTVVLRGATSQMVEEAERSLHDALSVLSQTVKETRVTLGGGCAEMLMSCKVEEAARTVKGKKALAVEGFARALRQMPTILADNGGYDSSDLVTKLRAAHYEGRSDAGLDMEKGEIGSMKELGVTESYKLKKQVVVSASEAAEMILRVDNILRSTPRRREAH